A single genomic interval of Lacrimispora sphenoides JCM 1415 harbors:
- a CDS encoding VOC family protein, translating into MITFNHFNFNVLDLEKSLKFYKDALGLNPVREKTASDGSFKLIYLGDGKSDFTLELTYLTERKEPYNLGECEFHLAFKTDEYESFYQKHKEMCVICYENPAMGIYFISDPDGYWIEIVPTR; encoded by the coding sequence ATGATTACATTTAACCATTTTAATTTTAATGTACTTGATCTGGAAAAGAGCTTAAAATTCTATAAGGATGCACTGGGACTTAACCCTGTGCGTGAAAAAACAGCATCTGACGGTTCCTTTAAACTGATATATTTAGGTGATGGAAAAAGTGATTTTACCCTGGAACTGACTTACTTAACAGAACGAAAAGAGCCTTATAACCTGGGAGAATGTGAATTTCATCTGGCATTCAAAACGGATGAATATGAAAGCTTCTATCAAAAGCATAAGGAAATGTGTGTTATCTGTTATGAAAACCCTGCCATGGGCATTTACTTCATCAGTGATCCTGACGGCTATTGGATCGAGATTGTTCCAACCAGATAA
- the rimM gene encoding ribosome maturation factor RimM (Essential for efficient processing of 16S rRNA), producing the protein MDNLLRVGVISSTHGVRGEVKVYPTTDDVNRFKSLKNVILDTGREHMDLEIQGVKFFKNMVILKFKGYDSIDDIEKYKGKDLLITRDQAVELGPDENFIVDLIGLRVVTEDGEEFGTLTDVIKTGANDVYEVKTAEGKEVLLPAIKECVLNVDLTEGTVTVHIMDGLLD; encoded by the coding sequence ATGGATAATTTGTTAAGAGTTGGCGTAATTTCATCCACTCACGGGGTGAGAGGAGAAGTGAAGGTTTATCCAACCACAGACGATGTAAATCGTTTTAAAAGTCTAAAGAATGTAATTCTGGATACAGGCCGGGAGCATATGGATCTGGAAATCCAGGGAGTAAAGTTTTTTAAGAATATGGTGATCCTTAAGTTTAAAGGATATGATTCCATTGATGACATTGAAAAATATAAAGGAAAAGATCTGCTTATAACCAGGGACCAGGCGGTAGAGCTGGGACCGGATGAAAATTTCATTGTTGACTTAATTGGACTTCGCGTAGTCACTGAGGATGGAGAAGAGTTTGGAACCCTTACCGATGTGATCAAGACCGGAGCCAATGATGTCTATGAAGTAAAGACGGCAGAAGGGAAGGAAGTCCTGCTTCCGGCAATCAAGGAATGCGTGTTAAATGTGGATTTAACAGAAGGAACTGTTACCGTTCACATCATGGATGGACTTCTGGATTAA
- the ylqF gene encoding ribosome biogenesis GTPase YlqF: protein MNIQWYPGHMTKAKRAMKEDIKLIDLIIELVDARVPLSSRNPDIDELGAGKARIVLLNKSDLSDERCNSAWESYFEAKGCYVVKVNSKSGAGLKQINGVVQEACKEKIERDRRRGILNRPVRAMVVGIPNVGKSTFINSFAGKACTKTGNRPGVTKGNQWIRLNKSLELLDTPGILWPKFEDQQVGIRLALIGSVNDEILNKDELAMELIRFLTKKYPRVLSERYGIETEDALEALMQVAQARACLAKGGELDLVKASNLLIDDFRSGKLGRMTLELPAQ, encoded by the coding sequence ATGAATATACAATGGTATCCAGGTCATATGACCAAAGCCAAAAGGGCTATGAAGGAAGATATCAAATTAATTGATTTGATAATAGAACTGGTGGACGCGAGAGTACCCTTAAGCAGCCGGAATCCTGATATTGATGAATTAGGAGCCGGAAAGGCACGTATCGTTCTGCTTAATAAATCCGATCTTTCGGATGAACGCTGCAACAGTGCCTGGGAGTCATATTTTGAAGCCAAGGGCTGCTACGTTGTAAAGGTGAATTCCAAGAGCGGGGCAGGATTAAAGCAGATTAACGGTGTTGTTCAGGAGGCATGCAAGGAGAAAATAGAACGTGACCGCAGAAGAGGAATTTTAAACCGTCCGGTGAGAGCTATGGTGGTGGGAATTCCCAATGTGGGAAAGTCTACCTTTATCAATTCCTTTGCGGGAAAAGCATGCACAAAAACAGGAAACAGACCGGGAGTGACGAAAGGGAATCAGTGGATCAGGCTTAATAAGAGCCTAGAGCTTCTTGATACCCCCGGTATTTTGTGGCCGAAATTTGAGGATCAGCAGGTGGGAATCAGGCTTGCTCTCATTGGATCTGTCAATGATGAGATATTGAATAAGGATGAACTGGCAATGGAACTCATCCGTTTCCTGACAAAAAAATATCCCAGAGTTCTTTCTGAAAGATATGGAATAGAAACAGAAGATGCCCTGGAGGCATTAATGCAGGTGGCACAGGCCAGGGCCTGTCTTGCAAAAGGCGGTGAATTGGACCTGGTAAAGGCTTCGAATCTTTTGATCGACGATTTCAGAAGCGGAAAGCTGGGTCGTATGACTCTGGAACTTCCTGCGCAATAA
- the lepB gene encoding signal peptidase I, whose amino-acid sequence MDFYHSEDNNKLRQIVNWVVDIVVVIALAWFLVYAYGTQIVIAGHSMLPLLASDDVVLMDRLAYDFGNPDRFDVVVFQREDQKMNVKRVIGLPGETVQIKNDEIFVDGEKLKEPSGSGRISLAGLAEKPVKLGSDEYFLLGDNRDSSEDSRFANIGNVSRGQIQGKVWFRMMPFIKMELIRSK is encoded by the coding sequence ATGGATTTTTATCACAGTGAAGATAATAATAAACTCCGGCAGATCGTCAACTGGGTCGTTGATATTGTAGTAGTGATTGCCTTAGCATGGTTTCTGGTCTATGCTTATGGAACACAGATCGTGATTGCAGGGCACTCCATGCTTCCTCTTCTCGCTTCGGATGATGTGGTTTTAATGGACCGGCTGGCTTATGATTTTGGAAACCCGGATCGGTTTGATGTTGTGGTATTTCAAAGAGAAGATCAGAAAATGAATGTAAAGAGGGTCATCGGCCTGCCAGGGGAAACCGTGCAGATAAAAAACGATGAAATCTTTGTTGACGGCGAAAAGCTGAAAGAGCCGTCCGGCTCTGGCCGTATTTCACTTGCCGGGCTCGCGGAAAAGCCGGTCAAGCTTGGGAGTGATGAATATTTTCTGCTGGGTGATAACAGAGACAGCAGCGAGGACAGCCGTTTTGCAAATATCGGAAATGTAAGCAGAGGCCAGATCCAGGGCAAGGTATGGTTCCGGATGATGCCTTTTATAAAAATGGAACTAATTCGTTCAAAGTAG
- a CDS encoding KH domain-containing protein, whose translation MKELVEVIARALVDNPDQVVVTETVKDDEIILELTVAPSDMGKVIGKQGRIAKAIRSVVKAAASKEDKKVTVEIQ comes from the coding sequence ATGAAGGAATTAGTAGAAGTAATTGCAAGAGCACTGGTTGATAACCCGGATCAGGTTGTTGTTACTGAAACCGTTAAAGACGATGAGATAATCCTTGAACTTACGGTTGCACCTTCCGACATGGGTAAGGTAATTGGCAAGCAGGGCAGGATCGCTAAAGCTATCCGCTCTGTTGTAAAAGCAGCAGCTTCCAAAGAAGACAAAAAGGTTACTGTAGAAATCCAGTAA
- a CDS encoding ribonuclease HII, whose amino-acid sequence MRKLTEEKLQAEQDRLEIMKEFERQYEDHILVCGIDEAGRGPLAGPVVAGAVILPRACEILFLNDSKKLSEKRREALFEEIQEKASAFAVGVVGADRIDEINILQATYEAMRLAIAKLGAEPEVLLNDAVTIPGVTASQVPIVKGDSKSVSIAAASIMAKVTRDHMMEEYDKLFPEYGFAKHKGYGTAAHIHALKEFGPCPIHRRSFIKNFVGGCI is encoded by the coding sequence ATGAGAAAATTAACAGAAGAAAAGCTTCAGGCGGAACAGGATCGCCTGGAGATAATGAAAGAGTTTGAACGCCAGTATGAGGATCATATCCTGGTCTGCGGAATCGATGAGGCTGGACGCGGACCTCTGGCAGGACCTGTGGTAGCAGGTGCGGTGATTCTGCCCAGGGCTTGCGAAATTCTTTTTTTAAATGATTCAAAAAAGCTGTCAGAGAAACGGCGGGAAGCCCTTTTTGAAGAGATCCAGGAAAAAGCCTCCGCTTTTGCAGTTGGAGTGGTCGGAGCAGACCGGATCGATGAAATAAATATCCTGCAGGCTACTTATGAAGCGATGAGGCTTGCCATAGCAAAATTGGGAGCAGAACCGGAAGTCTTATTAAATGATGCGGTTACAATCCCGGGAGTCACCGCTTCCCAGGTTCCTATTGTCAAGGGAGATTCAAAGAGCGTATCAATTGCCGCTGCAAGCATTATGGCAAAAGTGACCAGGGATCATATGATGGAAGAATATGATAAATTATTTCCTGAATATGGTTTTGCAAAGCATAAGGGATATGGAACGGCCGCTCATATTCATGCCTTAAAGGAATTTGGTCCCTGTCCCATACATAGACGCAGCTTTATTAAGAATTTCGTAGGAGGTTGTATTTGA
- the ylxM gene encoding YlxM family DNA-binding protein, with the protein MERIARQVLLYDFYGALLTEHQRHIYEDVVFYDLSLSEIAEEQGISRQGVHDLIKRCNKILEDYEEKLHLVKKFEQTKKLAREIQSLTKEFAGTNDMNLIHRIEEISGEIIELEAH; encoded by the coding sequence ATGGAGAGGATTGCAAGACAGGTCTTATTATATGATTTCTACGGCGCTCTTTTAACAGAGCATCAGAGGCATATCTACGAAGATGTGGTTTTTTACGACCTTTCTTTAAGTGAGATAGCAGAAGAACAGGGAATCAGCCGTCAGGGTGTCCATGACCTCATTAAACGGTGCAATAAGATCCTGGAAGATTATGAAGAAAAACTTCATCTGGTAAAAAAGTTTGAGCAGACAAAAAAACTGGCCAGAGAGATCCAGAGTTTGACAAAAGAGTTTGCCGGTACGAACGATATGAATCTGATCCATCGCATTGAGGAGATATCGGGCGAAATCATCGAGCTGGAAGCTCATTAG
- the serS gene encoding serine--tRNA ligase has translation MLDLKFVRENPEIVKENIKNKFQDSKLPLVDEVIELDEQNRTAKQEGDALRAERNKLSKQIGALMGQGKKEEAEEMKKKVTDASEHLAQLEEKERELEEKIKKIMMTIPNIIDPSVPIGKDDSENVEVERYGEPVVPEFEIPYHTEIMESFDGIDLDSARKVAGNGFYYLMGDIARLHSSVLSYARDFMINRGFTYCIPPFMIRSEVVTGVMSFAEMDAMMYKIEGEDLYLIGTSEHSMIGKFIDTILPEEKLPQTLTSYSPCFRKEKGAHGLEERGVYRIHQFEKQEMIVVCKPEESMDWYDKLWQNTVDLFRSLDIPVRTLECCSGDLADLKVKSVDVEAWSPRQKKYFEVGSCSNLGDAQARRLKIRVSGDEGRKYFAHTLNNTVAAPPRMLIAFLENNLQADGTVKIPEALQPYMGGTKALMPKK, from the coding sequence ATGTTAGATTTAAAGTTTGTAAGAGAAAATCCTGAAATTGTAAAGGAAAATATTAAAAATAAATTCCAGGATAGCAAGCTGCCGTTAGTTGATGAGGTGATTGAACTTGATGAGCAGAACCGTACAGCAAAGCAGGAAGGTGATGCTTTAAGAGCTGAACGCAACAAACTTTCCAAACAGATCGGCGCCTTGATGGGACAGGGAAAAAAGGAAGAAGCAGAGGAAATGAAGAAGAAAGTGACCGATGCTTCCGAACATCTGGCTCAATTGGAAGAAAAGGAACGTGAGCTGGAAGAAAAAATCAAAAAGATTATGATGACCATTCCGAATATCATTGATCCCAGCGTCCCCATCGGTAAGGATGACAGCGAGAATGTAGAGGTAGAGCGTTACGGCGAGCCTGTTGTTCCTGAGTTTGAGATTCCTTATCACACAGAAATCATGGAAAGCTTTGACGGCATTGACCTTGACAGTGCAAGAAAAGTGGCCGGCAATGGCTTTTATTACCTGATGGGTGATATTGCAAGGCTTCATTCTTCCGTACTTTCCTATGCAAGAGATTTCATGATAAACCGTGGCTTCACCTATTGCATTCCGCCCTTCATGATCCGCAGTGAAGTGGTTACCGGTGTTATGAGCTTTGCCGAGATGGATGCCATGATGTACAAGATCGAAGGAGAGGATTTATATCTGATCGGTACCAGCGAGCATTCCATGATAGGAAAATTCATTGATACCATCCTTCCGGAAGAAAAGCTTCCTCAGACCTTAACCAGTTATTCTCCCTGCTTCCGTAAGGAGAAAGGTGCCCATGGCTTGGAAGAACGTGGAGTGTACCGGATCCATCAGTTTGAAAAGCAGGAAATGATCGTTGTCTGCAAGCCAGAAGAAAGCATGGATTGGTATGATAAATTATGGCAGAATACAGTTGACTTATTCCGTTCCCTGGATATCCCGGTAAGAACTCTGGAATGCTGTTCCGGAGATTTGGCGGATTTAAAGGTGAAATCAGTGGATGTGGAGGCCTGGTCCCCAAGACAGAAAAAGTATTTTGAAGTGGGGAGCTGCTCTAATTTAGGCGATGCCCAGGCAAGAAGACTTAAAATCCGTGTTTCTGGAGACGAAGGAAGAAAGTATTTTGCCCATACGTTAAACAACACCGTAGCTGCTCCTCCAAGAATGCTGATCGCTTTCCTGGAGAACAACTTACAGGCAGATGGAACCGTGAAGATTCCGGAAGCTTTACAGCCCTATATGGGAGGCACGAAAGCACTTATGCCGAAAAAATAA
- a CDS encoding alpha/beta fold hydrolase, with the protein MYIEVNGVTLYYEVSGNGPAILLVHGNGEDHSIFNDTAELLRENYTVYALDSRDHGKSSRVKTLGYKAMAEDVAEFVRKLKLEKPCYCGFSDGGIIGILAAVRYPELFSKLVLCGANAYPQGLKWYWLKLFGLLEAINHDPKLLMMLKEPQITVNELESIPVPVLLLAGERDMVRESHTRYLASKIKGSCLKILPGEGHGSYIVHSRKLYYYMKKFLERPIPGEE; encoded by the coding sequence GTGTATATTGAAGTAAATGGAGTCACGTTATACTATGAGGTGTCAGGAAACGGACCAGCGATCCTTCTTGTCCATGGAAATGGAGAAGATCATAGTATTTTTAATGATACAGCGGAGCTTTTAAGAGAAAATTATACCGTTTATGCCCTGGATTCCAGAGATCATGGAAAAAGTTCCAGAGTGAAAACACTGGGGTATAAGGCAATGGCGGAAGACGTGGCTGAATTTGTCAGGAAGCTGAAGCTTGAAAAACCCTGTTACTGTGGATTCAGCGACGGCGGGATCATCGGGATTCTTGCAGCCGTCCGGTATCCGGAGCTTTTTTCTAAGCTGGTGTTATGTGGTGCCAATGCTTATCCTCAGGGTTTAAAATGGTACTGGCTTAAACTATTCGGTCTGTTGGAAGCCATAAATCATGATCCAAAGCTTTTAATGATGCTGAAAGAACCCCAGATAACGGTCAATGAGCTGGAGAGCATTCCTGTTCCGGTCCTTCTTTTGGCAGGTGAACGGGATATGGTCCGTGAATCCCATACCCGTTATCTTGCCTCGAAAATTAAAGGAAGCTGCCTTAAAATCCTTCCCGGAGAAGGGCATGGCAGTTATATCGTACACAGCAGAAAACTTTATTATTACATGAAGAAATTTCTTGAACGACCAATTCCGGGAGAAGAATAA
- the trmD gene encoding tRNA (guanosine(37)-N1)-methyltransferase TrmD has translation MNYHILTLFPEMVLNGLHTSIIGRAAEKGLLSIEAIDIREYSTDKHRHVDDYPYGGGAGMVMQPMPICEAYDDLCEKIGKKPRVIYMTPQGRVFNQRIAEELAKEEDLVFLCGHYEGIDERALELVATDYLSIGDYVLTGGELPAMVMIDCISRLIPGVLNNDTSAEFESFHDNLLEYPQYTRPEEYRGLRVPDILLSGHHKNIDTWRREQSIKRTLERRPDLLADASLSKKEAEYLKKLENEQEKRE, from the coding sequence ATGAATTATCACATACTAACCCTGTTTCCTGAGATGGTCCTAAACGGCCTCCACACCAGCATTATCGGGAGAGCGGCGGAAAAGGGCCTGCTCTCTATTGAAGCTATAGATATCCGGGAATATTCAACGGACAAGCACCGCCATGTGGATGATTATCCCTATGGAGGCGGAGCCGGAATGGTCATGCAGCCGATGCCTATTTGCGAGGCCTATGATGATTTGTGTGAGAAGATTGGGAAAAAGCCCCGGGTTATCTACATGACTCCCCAGGGGAGGGTTTTTAACCAGAGAATTGCGGAGGAACTGGCAAAGGAAGAAGACCTTGTTTTCCTGTGCGGCCATTATGAAGGAATTGATGAGAGAGCTTTGGAACTTGTTGCCACGGATTATCTTTCCATCGGTGACTATGTGCTTACAGGAGGAGAGCTTCCGGCCATGGTTATGATTGACTGCATTTCCCGGCTGATCCCAGGGGTTTTAAACAACGATACCTCTGCAGAATTTGAATCCTTCCACGACAATCTTCTGGAATATCCCCAGTATACCAGGCCGGAAGAGTATAGGGGACTCCGGGTTCCTGATATCCTTTTATCCGGTCATCATAAAAATATTGATACCTGGAGAAGGGAACAATCCATTAAACGGACCCTGGAACGCAGGCCGGATCTTTTGGCGGATGCCAGCCTGTCTAAAAAAGAAGCAGAATATTTAAAAAAGCTTGAAAATGAGCAGGAAAAACGGGAATAA
- the pgeF gene encoding peptidoglycan editing factor PgeF: MENMWKRKASVIGMDYKTVEKVPYLSFPILERTGLVKQGFSTKLGGVSQGKYATMNFTFTRGDNRYHVMENYRRMGNALGVDMERMVLSFQTHTTNVRLVTEKDAGKGIVKERDYEDVDGLITNIPGITLVTFYADCVPLYFLDPIHQAIGLSHSGWRGTVKRMGEVTVKKMEEAFGTKAEDVIACIGPSICKECYEVGGEVAQEFMKGFDKKYWGDILSEKKDGKYMLDLWRANEIVLLESGIKQENIQVTDICTHCNSDFLFSHRTTGNERGNLAAFLGIVEKNNG, encoded by the coding sequence ATGGAAAATATGTGGAAGCGTAAAGCTAGTGTTATTGGAATGGATTATAAGACAGTGGAAAAGGTACCTTATTTGTCCTTTCCTATTTTAGAAAGAACTGGGTTAGTGAAGCAGGGATTTTCAACGAAACTGGGAGGCGTAAGCCAGGGAAAGTATGCTACGATGAATTTTACATTTACCCGGGGAGATAATCGGTACCATGTTATGGAAAACTACCGTAGGATGGGAAATGCCCTGGGAGTTGATATGGAGCGGATGGTTTTGTCCTTTCAGACCCATACAACCAATGTCCGTCTGGTAACGGAAAAGGATGCGGGGAAAGGAATCGTAAAGGAACGGGATTATGAAGATGTGGATGGATTGATCACCAATATTCCTGGAATTACCCTGGTTACCTTTTACGCAGATTGCGTGCCCCTTTATTTTCTGGATCCTATCCATCAGGCCATAGGGCTTAGCCACTCCGGCTGGAGGGGAACCGTGAAACGCATGGGGGAAGTTACGGTCAAAAAAATGGAGGAAGCCTTTGGAACGAAGGCAGAGGATGTGATTGCCTGCATCGGCCCCAGCATCTGCAAAGAATGTTATGAGGTGGGAGGCGAAGTGGCTCAGGAGTTTATGAAAGGGTTCGATAAGAAGTATTGGGGCGATATATTATCTGAAAAGAAAGATGGAAAATATATGCTGGATCTTTGGCGGGCGAATGAAATTGTACTGCTGGAATCAGGGATAAAGCAGGAAAACATCCAGGTTACGGATATCTGCACCCATTGTAATTCGGATTTTTTATTTTCCCACCGGACGACCGGGAATGAGAGAGGGAATCTGGCGGCATTTTTAGGGATTGTTGAAAAAAACAATGGATAA
- a CDS encoding pyridoxamine kinase, with protein MTSEKHQKKIAVIQDLSGYGRCSLTVALPILSALKVQCCPVPTSILSNHTGFSTYFFDDYTEKMPLYIEQWKELDLSFDGIYSGFLGSEEQIEIVIGMIKDFSTPETKVLVDPIMGDHGKAYQTYTERMCSRMKELVGYGDIVTPNLTEACILTGRQYRPSGWKRSELLAMAAEIWDMGPDSVVITGVREGNYVTNVVAEKDREPHFLRSLHVGSERPGTGDVFSSILAAQTVKGIPLTEAVKKAASFVKASIIKSDELHVPIKNGVCFEEILSLLIR; from the coding sequence ATGACATCAGAAAAACATCAGAAAAAAATTGCTGTTATTCAAGATCTGTCGGGATATGGCCGCTGTTCCCTCACAGTGGCTCTTCCTATTCTTTCAGCCTTAAAGGTACAGTGCTGTCCGGTTCCCACTTCCATACTATCGAACCATACCGGATTTTCCACCTACTTTTTTGATGATTATACGGAGAAAATGCCTTTATATATTGAACAGTGGAAGGAACTGGATCTGTCCTTTGACGGGATTTACAGCGGATTTTTAGGTTCCGAGGAACAGATTGAAATTGTCATTGGCATGATTAAGGATTTTAGCACACCGGAAACTAAGGTTTTGGTGGATCCCATTATGGGAGATCACGGAAAAGCCTATCAGACCTATACGGAGCGGATGTGCAGCCGCATGAAGGAACTGGTGGGCTATGGTGATATTGTGACCCCCAATCTGACAGAGGCCTGTATCCTGACCGGAAGACAATACCGGCCATCAGGCTGGAAGCGTTCAGAGCTTCTTGCTATGGCTGCTGAGATATGGGATATGGGACCGGATTCCGTAGTGATCACTGGCGTAAGGGAAGGCAACTATGTGACCAATGTAGTGGCGGAGAAGGACCGGGAACCCCACTTTTTGCGTTCTCTTCATGTCGGCAGTGAACGGCCGGGAACCGGAGATGTGTTCTCCAGCATCCTTGCAGCCCAAACCGTGAAAGGGATTCCATTAACAGAAGCAGTGAAAAAAGCGGCCAGTTTTGTAAAGGCCAGTATAATAAAATCCGATGAGCTGCATGTCCCGATAAAAAACGGAGTGTGCTTTGAAGAAATCCTTTCTTTGCTGATCCGGTGA
- the rpsP gene encoding 30S ribosomal protein S16, translating into MAVKMRLKRMGQKKAPFYRIVVADSRSPRDGRFIEEVGYYDPTTEPSVIKFNEENAKKWLTAGAQPTEVVSKLLKIAGIQ; encoded by the coding sequence ATGGCAGTAAAAATGAGATTAAAAAGAATGGGTCAGAAAAAGGCTCCTTTCTATAGAATTGTAGTTGCAGATTCCAGATCTCCAAGAGATGGCAGATTCATCGAAGAGGTTGGTTACTATGATCCTACCACAGAACCAAGCGTAATCAAGTTTAACGAAGAGAACGCAAAGAAGTGGTTAACTGCAGGTGCTCAGCCAACTGAAGTTGTAAGCAAGCTTTTAAAGATCGCCGGTATCCAGTAG
- a CDS encoding YraN family protein — translation MKNNREIGSAFEDAAAAYLESKGYVILERNFGDRKGEIDIIAKDGKELVFIEVKYRRNLEKGDPAEAVHVSKQRKIRDAAKRYLYRCHLGEDIPCRFDVVAILGQEIRLIKDAF, via the coding sequence TTGAAGAACAATCGGGAGATTGGAAGTGCGTTTGAAGATGCGGCTGCCGCATATCTGGAAAGTAAAGGATATGTTATATTAGAACGGAATTTTGGAGACCGTAAGGGAGAAATTGATATTATCGCAAAGGATGGAAAGGAACTCGTCTTTATTGAGGTAAAGTACCGGCGGAATCTGGAAAAAGGAGATCCGGCGGAAGCAGTCCATGTTTCGAAGCAGAGGAAAATAAGGGATGCTGCCAAAAGATATTTGTACCGGTGCCATCTGGGAGAGGACATTCCCTGCCGGTTTGATGTGGTGGCAATCCTTGGACAGGAAATCCGGCTGATTAAAGACGCATTTTAA
- the rplS gene encoding 50S ribosomal protein L19: MNEIIKNIEAAQLKQEVPQFNVGDTVKVYNKIKEGARERIQIFEGTVIKRQNGGARETFTVRKNSNGIGVEKTWPLHSPSVDNIEVVRRGKVRRAKLYYLRDRVGKAAKVKESVK, encoded by the coding sequence ATGAACGAAATTATTAAGAATATTGAAGCAGCACAGTTAAAGCAGGAAGTTCCTCAGTTCAACGTTGGCGATACCGTTAAGGTATACAACAAGATCAAAGAGGGTGCCCGCGAAAGAATCCAGATTTTTGAAGGAACCGTTATTAAAAGACAGAACGGCGGCGCCAGAGAGACATTTACCGTAAGAAAGAATTCTAACGGCATCGGCGTTGAAAAGACCTGGCCATTACATTCCCCTTCTGTAGACAACATTGAAGTTGTAAGAAGAGGTAAAGTAAGAAGAGCAAAACTTTACTACTTAAGAGACAGAGTTGGTAAGGCTGCTAAGGTCAAAGAATCAGTTAAATAA
- the ffh gene encoding signal recognition particle protein, producing the protein MAFESLSDKLQNVFKSLRGKGRLSEADVKTALKEVKMALLEADVSFKVVKQFISAVQERAIGQDVQNSLTPGQMVIKIVNEELVKLMGSETTEISLKPASDMTIILMAGLQGAGKTTTTAKIAGKLKAKGRKPLLVACDVYRPAAIKQLQINGEKQGVPVFSMGENHKPADIAKAAVAYAAKNDQNVIILDTAGRLHIDEDMMNELIEIKDAVDVHQTILVVDAMTGQDAVNVAGMFNDKIGIDGVIITKLDGDTRGGAALSIRAVTGKPVLYVGMGEKLSDLEQFYPDRMASRILGMGDILSLIEKAETQVDEEKAKELSQKLRKAEFDYNDFLDQMNQVKKMGGMASILSMMPGMGQMKDMDFDEKAMDRVEAIILSMTNKERLNPELMKNASRKQRVAKGAGVDITEVNRIVKQFDQMKKMMKQLPGMMGGGKRHGGLFGKMKLPF; encoded by the coding sequence ATGGCTTTTGAGAGCTTATCCGATAAATTACAGAATGTATTTAAGAGCTTAAGAGGCAAAGGACGTTTGTCCGAAGCCGATGTGAAAACAGCCCTTAAAGAAGTGAAGATGGCTTTACTGGAAGCCGATGTAAGCTTTAAGGTTGTTAAACAGTTTATAAGCGCTGTACAGGAGCGGGCAATTGGACAGGATGTCCAGAATAGTCTGACTCCCGGACAGATGGTAATAAAGATTGTAAATGAAGAACTGGTAAAGCTGATGGGATCTGAGACGACTGAAATTTCGTTAAAGCCTGCCAGCGATATGACCATCATCCTGATGGCAGGTCTTCAGGGTGCCGGTAAAACGACAACCACTGCCAAAATTGCCGGAAAGCTTAAGGCAAAGGGCAGAAAGCCGCTTCTCGTTGCTTGTGACGTTTACCGTCCGGCTGCCATCAAGCAGCTGCAGATCAACGGGGAAAAGCAGGGCGTTCCCGTTTTCTCCATGGGAGAAAACCATAAACCGGCAGATATTGCTAAGGCCGCTGTTGCTTATGCGGCAAAGAATGACCAGAATGTGATCATTCTGGATACGGCAGGCCGTCTTCATATTGATGAAGACATGATGAACGAGCTGATTGAAATTAAAGATGCGGTAGATGTTCATCAGACGATATTAGTAGTGGATGCCATGACAGGACAAGATGCGGTAAATGTAGCAGGAATGTTCAATGACAAAATTGGCATTGACGGCGTTATCATTACCAAGCTGGACGGTGATACAAGGGGCGGTGCAGCCCTCTCGATCCGTGCAGTAACCGGTAAACCGGTTCTTTATGTAGGTATGGGAGAAAAACTTTCCGATTTGGAGCAGTTTTATCCGGACCGTATGGCTTCCAGAATTCTTGGTATGGGCGATATCCTTTCCCTTATTGAAAAGGCCGAAACCCAGGTTGATGAAGAGAAAGCAAAAGAGTTGTCTCAAAAGCTCCGTAAGGCAGAATTTGATTACAATGACTTTCTGGACCAGATGAACCAGGTAAAGAAAATGGGCGGCATGGCAAGCATATTAAGCATGATGCCAGGTATGGGCCAGATGAAGGATATGGATTTTGATGAAAAAGCCATGGACCGGGTGGAAGCGATCATCCTTTCCATGACAAATAAAGAACGGCTGAATCCTGAGCTTATGAAAAATGCTTCCAGAAAGCAGCGTGTAGCAAAGGGTGCGGGCGTGGATATCACAGAAGTAAACCGCATAGTCAAGCAGTTTGATCAGATGAAGAAGATGATGAAACAGCTTCCCGGCATGATGGGCGGCGGAAAGCGTCACGGCGGTTTGTTCGGCAAGATGAAGTTACCGTTTTAG